A region of Streptomyces sp. NBC_01750 DNA encodes the following proteins:
- a CDS encoding MFS transporter: protein MASAESARGGEPAPPPESGQRSWAPLVAVCAGYFIVILDVTIINVAVPVIGRDLSASLTGIQWITNGYTMVLAGLLLTGGALGDRLGNRRVFCSGVAVFTVASAACAIAPSTPFLVAARLLEGLGAALIVPGSLALLQQAYPAPAARSRAFGLWGSMAGIAASTGPLLGGLVVTTVGWRWVFLINLPAGIVCLALTLRHVTRSPRRADRPLDWPAQCAIVVAVALLTAALNEAGRRGWTDPAVLAAAGLSALAAATLVVRERLARHPVLPPSLLHSRAMSGGALIGALFNFGFYGMVFTASLYFQRQRGFSALGTGAALFPAVAMTMFASVLSGRLARRTGHRPLVVSGMLLAALGLAGWAAGPGSPYPLLVAPMMAAGFGTSFALTGATATVMGAAPAGYSGTASALFNTTRQVGSATGVALGGTLLATATDYNAGVRTSMAIGALAYLTAAILAWLCVPTKSEGA from the coding sequence GTGGCGAGTGCGGAGTCGGCCCGTGGAGGTGAGCCCGCGCCGCCTCCTGAGTCCGGGCAGCGGTCCTGGGCGCCTCTGGTGGCGGTGTGCGCCGGGTATTTCATCGTGATCCTGGATGTGACGATCATTAACGTCGCTGTGCCGGTGATCGGCCGGGATCTGTCGGCGTCGCTCACCGGCATCCAATGGATCACCAACGGCTACACCATGGTCCTCGCCGGACTCCTGCTGACCGGCGGCGCGCTGGGCGACCGGCTGGGCAACCGGCGTGTCTTCTGCTCGGGCGTGGCTGTGTTCACCGTGGCCTCGGCCGCGTGCGCGATCGCACCGAGTACGCCGTTCCTGGTTGCCGCCCGGCTGCTGGAGGGGCTCGGCGCGGCGTTGATCGTGCCCGGTTCACTGGCCCTGCTCCAGCAGGCATACCCGGCACCGGCCGCACGCTCGCGGGCCTTTGGGCTGTGGGGTTCGATGGCGGGCATCGCCGCCTCCACCGGGCCGCTGCTGGGCGGGCTGGTCGTCACCACGGTGGGCTGGCGCTGGGTGTTCCTCATCAACCTGCCCGCCGGGATCGTCTGCCTGGCGTTGACGCTGCGGCATGTGACGCGATCGCCCAGGCGCGCCGACCGGCCCCTGGACTGGCCGGCGCAGTGCGCGATCGTGGTGGCGGTCGCGCTGCTGACCGCCGCGCTCAACGAGGCCGGCCGGCGGGGCTGGACCGATCCGGCCGTCCTTGCCGCGGCGGGCCTGTCCGCGCTGGCCGCCGCCACGCTCGTCGTGCGTGAGCGCCTGGCCCGACACCCCGTGCTCCCGCCGAGCCTGCTGCACTCCCGAGCGATGAGCGGCGGAGCCCTCATCGGTGCGCTGTTCAACTTCGGCTTCTACGGCATGGTGTTCACTGCCAGCCTGTACTTTCAGCGCCAGCGCGGCTTCAGCGCCCTCGGCACCGGGGCAGCGCTGTTCCCGGCGGTAGCGATGACCATGTTCGCCTCCGTCCTGTCCGGGCGACTGGCCCGAAGAACCGGCCATCGCCCGCTGGTTGTCTCCGGCATGCTCCTGGCAGCCCTGGGGCTGGCCGGATGGGCCGCAGGACCCGGCTCCCCCTACCCGCTGCTCGTGGCCCCGATGATGGCTGCGGGATTCGGCACCTCCTTCGCTCTCACGGGCGCCACCGCCACCGTGATGGGCGCCGCCCCCGCCGGCTACTCGGGAACCGCCTCCGCACTGTTCAACACCACCCGTCAGGTGGGTAGCGCCACCGGCGTAGCCCTGGGCGGCACCCTGCTGGCCACGGCGACGGACTACAACGCAGGGGTGAGAACCAGCATGGCCATCGGCGCACTCGCTTACCTGACCGCCGCAATCCTGGCGTGGCTGTGCGTGCCGACGAAATCCGAAGGAGCATGA
- a CDS encoding DUF2277 domain-containing protein has protein sequence MCRSIKTLRPPVLPEEATEEDIRAAALQFVRKVSGFRAPAAHNREIFEQAVDEIAESTRKLLEGLEVRGSGGAAKRPVQEPVQEPDAA, from the coding sequence ATGTGCCGCAGTATCAAGACCCTCCGCCCGCCCGTGCTCCCCGAAGAGGCCACTGAGGAGGACATCCGCGCCGCAGCCCTGCAGTTCGTGCGCAAGGTGTCCGGATTCCGGGCCCCAGCCGCGCACAACCGTGAGATCTTCGAGCAGGCCGTAGACGAGATTGCCGAGTCGACCCGCAAGCTGCTCGAAGGGCTCGAGGTCCGTGGGTCCGGCGGGGCCGCTAAGCGGCCGGTTCAGGAGCCGGTTCAGGAGCCGGACGCCGCATGA
- a CDS encoding DoxX family protein, with protein sequence MAHPSLPTRLNSAQPYALGLFRIVVGLLFTCHGAASLFGVLGGAGGGGGTIPAGTWPGWYAAVIELVGGALVLLGLGTRSAAFVASGSMAYAYFDVHQPNALFPLQNSGEGAAMFCWAFLLLVFTGPGAFALDRLFVRNASRATDEEPKVQAAAAAA encoded by the coding sequence ATGGCACATCCCTCGCTTCCCACCCGGCTGAACTCGGCCCAGCCCTATGCGCTCGGCCTGTTCCGCATCGTCGTCGGCCTGCTCTTCACCTGCCACGGCGCCGCCTCGCTCTTCGGCGTCCTCGGCGGCGCCGGCGGCGGTGGCGGCACCATCCCGGCCGGCACCTGGCCCGGCTGGTACGCGGCGGTGATCGAGCTGGTGGGCGGCGCACTGGTGCTGCTCGGCCTCGGCACCCGCAGCGCCGCCTTCGTGGCCTCCGGCTCGATGGCGTACGCGTACTTCGACGTCCACCAGCCCAACGCGCTCTTCCCCCTGCAGAACAGCGGCGAGGGGGCGGCGATGTTCTGCTGGGCCTTCCTGCTGCTGGTCTTCACCGGCCCGGGCGCGTTCGCGCTGGACCGGCTGTTCGTCCGCAACGCGAGCCGGGCGACGGACGAGGAGCCCAAGGTGCAGGCCGCGGCGGCCGCCGCATAG
- a CDS encoding serine hydrolase domain-containing protein: protein MSEAGVQGTVAEGFEGVREEFDAVFAEGITESGAQLAAYVNGQQVVDLWAGDGMAGDSLTGVYSVTKGAAHLVVALLVQDGLLELDREVASYWPQFAAEGKGRLTLRELLGHRAGLIGVDGGFSIAELADDRLLAARLAGLRPYWEPGTAYGYHAFVIGALTGEVVRRVTGRSIQELYEERVRAPYGLDFHLGLPEALESRYLDVLPMRTTPERLAELRADAPAPDSLMAIAFGLNAEPPTDLVELANTRAVRALGQASAGGVGNARGVAAMYAAAISEVDGRAPMLKPDTIAEFARLHSVGTDVVTGEEDQFGLGFQALGVQYPFLGEDAFGHGGAAGAQAFADPASGVAYGYVRRRFPFPPGGGSVENDRLAAAVVRAATT from the coding sequence ATGTCCGAGGCCGGCGTGCAGGGGACTGTCGCGGAGGGTTTCGAAGGCGTAAGGGAGGAGTTCGACGCTGTATTTGCCGAGGGGATCACCGAGTCCGGCGCTCAGCTCGCGGCGTACGTGAACGGGCAGCAGGTGGTCGACCTGTGGGCCGGAGACGGGATGGCGGGCGACTCGCTCACCGGCGTCTACTCCGTCACCAAGGGCGCGGCGCATCTCGTCGTCGCACTGCTCGTGCAGGACGGCCTGCTCGAGCTCGACCGTGAAGTCGCTTCCTACTGGCCTCAGTTCGCGGCCGAGGGCAAGGGCCGGCTCACGCTTCGGGAGCTGCTCGGGCACCGAGCCGGACTGATCGGCGTCGACGGCGGGTTCAGCATCGCGGAGCTGGCCGACGACCGGCTGCTCGCCGCGCGGCTGGCGGGCCTGCGGCCGTACTGGGAGCCGGGAACGGCGTACGGGTACCACGCCTTCGTCATCGGCGCTCTCACCGGCGAAGTGGTACGCCGCGTCACCGGGCGCTCGATCCAGGAGCTGTACGAGGAGCGGGTGAGGGCCCCGTACGGGCTCGACTTCCATCTCGGGCTGCCCGAAGCGCTGGAATCGCGCTATCTGGACGTACTGCCGATGCGGACCACACCGGAGCGGCTCGCCGAGCTCCGGGCGGACGCGCCGGCCCCGGACAGTCTCATGGCGATCGCCTTCGGCTTGAACGCCGAGCCGCCCACCGACCTGGTGGAGCTTGCCAACACGCGCGCGGTGCGGGCCCTCGGCCAGGCCTCGGCGGGCGGGGTGGGGAACGCCCGCGGGGTCGCTGCGATGTACGCGGCGGCCATCAGCGAGGTCGACGGCAGGGCGCCCATGCTCAAGCCGGACACGATTGCGGAGTTCGCCCGGCTCCACTCGGTGGGCACCGATGTGGTCACTGGTGAAGAGGATCAGTTCGGCCTCGGCTTCCAGGCGCTCGGTGTGCAGTACCCGTTCCTGGGCGAGGATGCCTTCGGTCACGGCGGAGCGGCGGGAGCGCAGGCATTCGCGGATCCGGCCAGTGGCGTCGCGTACGGCTACGTGCGGCGCCGCTTCCCCTTCCCGCCCGGCGGCGGTTCCGTGGAGAACGACCGGCTCGCCGCGGCAGTCGTCAGGGCCGCCACCACCTGA
- a CDS encoding FAD/NAD(P)-binding protein encodes MSAASSSRATAVAVVGAGPRGTSVLERLCASARELAPGTPLTVHLVDPAPPGPGRVWRPDQPAELLMNTVASQVTLFTDDSVVCEGPILPGPSLYEWAAAHTDEALGPDDYPTRACYGRYLEWAFRRAVSGAPDTVRVAVHRSRAVRLEDDRDAVAVPTGAAAFQTLALDDGTVLTGLSAVILAQGHLPVVCRQSQAHLAEYAARHPRLRYFRPANPADLDLSGVAPGERVLLRGLGLNFFDHMALLTTGRGGTFVRADGGKLVYRPSGREPRLYAGSRRGVPYQARGDNAKGPSGRHEPLVLTPDVIAVFRKRAGEGDPPDFLTEIWPLVAKEVETVHYEALLADPQGSAPHGFRDRFLDAPHGSAQEAAVLDAFGVTEADRWSWDRISRPHAGERFASPAEHRIWLLGHLRQDAAQAALGNVAGPLKAALDVLRDLRNELRLIVDHAGLSGTSRRDHLDRWYTPLNAFLSIGPPRRRIEEMTALIEAGVLEVVGPRTTIGMADAGSHDALDGAFTAESPDVPGSFVTATTLIEARLPEPDLRRTCDELLERLLKTGHCRPHSIDGYETGGLDVTPRPYRLINRQGRPHPRRFAIGVPTEGVHWVTAAGARPGVDSVTLSDADAVARAALRTLVMPQDLDPGRETESRAEISPRPNVELASID; translated from the coding sequence TTGTCCGCAGCTTCGTCCAGTCGCGCCACCGCCGTCGCGGTCGTCGGCGCAGGCCCCCGCGGCACCTCCGTCCTCGAACGACTCTGCGCGTCCGCCCGCGAACTCGCCCCGGGGACCCCGCTCACGGTCCACCTGGTCGATCCCGCGCCACCGGGCCCCGGCCGCGTCTGGCGCCCGGACCAGCCGGCCGAACTGCTGATGAACACGGTGGCCTCGCAGGTGACTCTCTTCACGGACGACAGCGTTGTCTGCGAGGGGCCGATACTCCCGGGCCCGAGCCTGTACGAATGGGCGGCCGCACACACCGACGAGGCCCTCGGCCCCGACGACTACCCGACGCGGGCCTGCTACGGCCGCTATCTGGAATGGGCCTTCCGCCGGGCGGTGTCCGGCGCACCGGACACCGTGCGGGTGGCGGTCCACCGGTCGCGGGCGGTACGGCTGGAGGACGACCGGGACGCGGTGGCGGTGCCCACCGGCGCCGCGGCCTTCCAGACCCTCGCACTCGACGACGGCACCGTCCTCACCGGGCTCAGCGCGGTGATCCTCGCGCAGGGCCATCTCCCGGTGGTCTGCCGCCAGTCGCAGGCGCATCTCGCCGAGTACGCCGCCCGTCACCCGCGCCTGCGCTACTTCCGGCCCGCCAACCCCGCGGACCTCGACCTCTCGGGCGTCGCCCCGGGTGAACGGGTGCTGCTGCGCGGCCTGGGGCTCAACTTCTTCGACCATATGGCCCTGTTGACGACGGGCCGCGGCGGCACCTTCGTACGCGCCGACGGCGGGAAGCTCGTCTACCGGCCCTCGGGCCGTGAGCCGCGGCTGTACGCGGGATCGCGGCGCGGCGTCCCGTACCAGGCACGCGGCGACAACGCCAAGGGCCCATCCGGCCGGCATGAACCCCTCGTCCTCACCCCGGATGTGATCGCGGTCTTCCGCAAGCGCGCGGGCGAGGGCGATCCGCCGGACTTCCTGACCGAGATATGGCCGCTGGTGGCCAAGGAAGTGGAGACGGTCCACTACGAGGCACTGCTCGCCGATCCGCAAGGCTCCGCTCCTCACGGCTTCAGGGACCGTTTCCTCGACGCGCCCCACGGCAGCGCCCAAGAAGCCGCCGTACTGGACGCGTTCGGGGTCACGGAGGCGGACCGCTGGTCCTGGGACCGGATTTCACGCCCGCACGCAGGTGAGCGCTTCGCCTCGCCGGCCGAGCACCGCATCTGGCTCCTCGGCCATCTGCGACAGGACGCCGCGCAGGCCGCGCTCGGCAATGTCGCGGGTCCACTGAAGGCCGCCCTCGACGTACTGCGCGATCTGCGCAACGAGCTCCGTCTGATCGTGGACCACGCGGGTCTCTCCGGCACCTCCCGGCGCGACCATCTCGACCGCTGGTACACCCCGTTGAACGCGTTTCTCTCCATCGGCCCGCCGCGCCGCCGGATCGAGGAGATGACGGCCCTGATCGAGGCCGGCGTCCTGGAGGTGGTCGGTCCGCGCACCACGATCGGGATGGCGGACGCCGGCTCGCACGACGCCCTGGACGGAGCCTTCACCGCCGAATCGCCTGATGTCCCCGGCTCTTTCGTGACGGCGACGACACTCATCGAGGCGCGACTGCCGGAACCCGACCTCCGGCGGACCTGTGACGAACTGCTGGAGCGGCTGCTGAAAACCGGCCACTGCCGCCCGCACTCCATCGACGGTTACGAAACCGGAGGGCTGGACGTAACACCACGCCCGTACCGTCTGATCAACCGGCAGGGCCGTCCGCACCCGCGACGCTTCGCGATCGGCGTTCCCACCGAGGGCGTGCACTGGGTGACCGCGGCCGGAGCCAGGCCCGGCGTCGACTCGGTGACCCTGTCGGACGCGGACGCGGTGGCGCGCGCCGCCCTGCGCACGCTCGTCATGCCGCAGGACTTGGATCCCGGCAGGGAAACGGAATCCAGGGCGGAAATCAGCCCACGACCAAATGTTGAACTTGCAAGCATTGATTAG
- a CDS encoding VOC family protein, whose amino-acid sequence MASFVDHVSIDCADTYRLGTFWAEVLGTKISDEDQPGDPEALVEAQGISLLFIAVPEGKTAKNRIHFDIRPTDRTRDEEVERLLALGATLVGDQRRADGSGWATLADIEGNEFCVERSAAERAADPS is encoded by the coding sequence ATGGCTTCTTTTGTGGACCACGTGAGCATCGACTGCGCCGACACCTACCGGCTCGGCACTTTCTGGGCCGAGGTGCTCGGCACCAAGATCAGCGACGAGGACCAACCCGGCGACCCCGAGGCCCTGGTCGAGGCCCAGGGCATCTCGCTCCTGTTCATCGCCGTCCCCGAGGGCAAGACGGCCAAGAACCGGATCCATTTCGACATCCGGCCCACGGACCGCACCCGTGACGAGGAGGTCGAGCGCCTGCTCGCCCTCGGCGCCACCCTGGTGGGCGACCAGCGCCGCGCCGACGGCTCCGGCTGGGCCACTCTCGCCGATATCGAGGGCAACGAGTTCTGCGTCGAGCGCAGCGCCGCCGAGCGGGCCGCCGACCCGTCCTGA
- a CDS encoding DedA family protein, protein MLESVGLLTGSPWIYAVVALSVLLDVFLPVLPSGVLVITAATAAAAGSTSAATGSVETAAGKVPHEVPSLLVLVLCAATASVLGDLVAYRLAWRGGDRLDRAIARSRRLTTAQERLGAALSRGGGALVVIARFAPAGRSVVSLGAGAAHRKVKDFLPWSALAGVAWAGYSVGLGYFGGQWLGASWVGAAVSVLALFAAGALAAYVMRRPAPEPAPEPAA, encoded by the coding sequence GTGCTCGAGAGCGTGGGGTTGCTGACCGGCAGCCCATGGATCTATGCCGTCGTGGCGCTTTCCGTACTTCTCGACGTCTTCCTGCCCGTGCTGCCCAGCGGAGTCCTGGTGATCACGGCGGCGACCGCCGCCGCGGCGGGCTCGACCAGCGCCGCCACCGGGTCCGTCGAGACCGCGGCCGGAAAGGTCCCGCACGAGGTGCCCTCACTCCTCGTCCTGGTCCTCTGCGCCGCCACCGCTTCCGTACTCGGCGACCTCGTCGCCTACCGGCTGGCCTGGCGTGGCGGCGACCGGCTCGACCGGGCGATCGCCCGCTCGCGCCGGCTGACCACCGCGCAGGAACGTCTTGGCGCGGCCCTCAGCCGCGGCGGCGGCGCCCTCGTCGTGATCGCCCGCTTCGCCCCGGCCGGCCGCTCGGTCGTCTCACTGGGCGCGGGCGCGGCGCACCGCAAGGTGAAGGACTTCCTGCCCTGGTCGGCCCTCGCGGGCGTGGCATGGGCGGGTTACAGCGTGGGGCTCGGCTACTTCGGCGGCCAATGGCTCGGCGCGAGCTGGGTCGGCGCGGCGGTCTCGGTGCTCGCGCTGTTCGCGGCGGGCGCGCTGGCCGCTTACGTCATGCGGCGTCCGGCTCCTGAACCGGCTCCTGAACCGGCCGCTTAG
- a CDS encoding alkaline phosphatase D family protein translates to MADLRLGPLLRYVDWESGGSATVWVEADRPCTAEVRCADGARGASRTFRIAGHHYALVPVTGLTPGTTTAYEVLLDDERVWPPAGSLFPDSTIRTPEVPSDGITVSFGSCRWSAAPDDGHDPVGPDALDTLALRLAADPTAERPDVLLLLGDQVYADETSKETRSWLATRRDLSEPPGAEVADYEEYSRLYDESWSDPEVRWLLSTVPSCMIFDDHDVIDDWNTSASWLAEMRETAWWQDRILSGLMSYWVYQHLGNLSPAELESDELYTAVRAAPDGTDLLKSFATGADADPASVRWSYRRDFGRTRLLMVDTRAARVLDEKNRSMLDAGEAGWVREQALAGRETYDHLLIGTSLPWLLPPLIHDAESWNAALCRGDRGGRWARFGEDLRRRADLEHWAAFPDSFAELARLFAEAGSGDGAPATVCVLSGDVHHAYVAEPSWPDRAQPDARVLQLTCSPVHNSIPRSIQVGFRFGWSRTGRRLGRALARHGRVSKPPVSWRRTGGPWFGNQLMTLTLRGRSAGLRLEQARALGSEQTAGAQLVTVEERELTADRDASHSGA, encoded by the coding sequence ATGGCCGATCTGCGCCTGGGACCACTGCTGCGGTATGTCGACTGGGAATCCGGCGGGAGCGCGACCGTCTGGGTCGAGGCCGACCGCCCGTGCACGGCCGAGGTCCGGTGCGCGGACGGCGCGCGGGGCGCTTCGCGTACGTTCCGGATCGCAGGCCACCACTACGCGCTGGTGCCGGTGACCGGTCTGACGCCGGGCACCACGACCGCGTACGAGGTACTGCTCGACGACGAGCGGGTCTGGCCACCGGCCGGCTCCCTCTTCCCGGACAGCACGATCCGTACGCCCGAAGTCCCCTCCGACGGCATCACCGTCTCCTTCGGCTCCTGCCGCTGGTCGGCCGCGCCCGACGACGGGCACGACCCGGTGGGGCCGGACGCGCTCGACACCCTCGCCCTCAGGCTGGCGGCCGATCCCACCGCCGAACGCCCCGATGTGCTGCTCCTGCTGGGCGACCAGGTCTATGCGGACGAGACGTCCAAGGAGACCAGGTCCTGGCTCGCGACCCGGCGTGATCTGTCCGAGCCGCCCGGCGCGGAGGTCGCGGACTACGAGGAGTACTCCCGGCTCTACGACGAGTCGTGGAGCGACCCCGAGGTGCGCTGGCTGCTCTCCACGGTCCCCAGCTGCATGATCTTCGACGACCACGATGTGATCGACGACTGGAACACCAGCGCCTCCTGGCTGGCGGAGATGCGCGAGACGGCGTGGTGGCAGGACCGGATCCTCAGCGGACTGATGTCGTACTGGGTCTACCAGCACCTGGGCAATCTCTCGCCCGCGGAGCTGGAGTCGGACGAGCTGTACACCGCGGTGCGGGCAGCCCCCGACGGAACCGACCTCCTCAAGAGCTTCGCCACCGGGGCGGACGCCGATCCTGCCTCAGTGCGCTGGAGTTACCGCCGCGACTTCGGCCGGACCCGGCTGCTGATGGTGGACACACGCGCCGCCCGGGTCCTCGACGAGAAGAACCGGTCGATGCTCGACGCGGGTGAGGCCGGCTGGGTGCGCGAGCAGGCGCTGGCCGGGCGGGAGACGTACGACCATCTCCTGATCGGCACCTCACTGCCCTGGCTGCTGCCGCCGCTGATCCATGACGCGGAAAGCTGGAACGCCGCGCTGTGCCGGGGCGACCGCGGCGGGCGCTGGGCACGGTTCGGCGAGGATCTGCGCAGACGGGCGGACCTGGAGCACTGGGCGGCCTTCCCCGACTCCTTCGCCGAGCTGGCGCGACTGTTCGCGGAAGCGGGCAGCGGGGACGGCGCCCCGGCGACGGTATGTGTGCTTTCGGGCGATGTGCACCATGCGTATGTCGCGGAACCCTCCTGGCCGGACCGCGCGCAGCCGGACGCGCGGGTGCTGCAGCTGACCTGTTCGCCGGTGCACAACTCCATCCCCCGCTCGATACAGGTCGGCTTCCGCTTCGGCTGGAGCCGGACCGGGCGGCGACTCGGCCGTGCCCTGGCCCGCCACGGCCGGGTGAGCAAGCCGCCGGTCAGCTGGCGCAGGACCGGCGGTCCGTGGTTCGGCAATCAGCTGATGACGCTGACGCTTCGGGGGCGCTCGGCGGGGCTGCGGCTGGAGCAGGCGCGGGCGCTCGGAAGCGAGCAGACCGCGGGCGCACAGCTGGTGACGGTGGAGGAACGGGAACTGACCGCGGACCGTGATGCTTCCCACAGCGGAGCGTGA